The following are encoded together in the Armatimonadota bacterium genome:
- the codA gene encoding cytosine deaminase: protein MDLIIRRAAVRGRDGLHDIGVRAGRIAAIAPRLDATAPTELDAGGSLVTPALVETHIHLDAALTVGQPRHNRTGSLFEGIEIWAERVRALTEDDVTRRATTALKWMLAHGVTRVRTHVDVCDPNLTALRALLRLRDAVRDLITLQIVAFPQQGIYSFPDGERLLRQALDLGADVVGGIPHYEWTREYGERDVRTVLQLAAEYGRPADLHCDETDDDHSRFLELVAAETIRLGLQGRVTASHTTAMHSYNNAYAYRLIRWMRHAGVHIITNPLDNSVLQGRFDTYPIRRGFTRVRELLANGINVCIGHDSIMDPWYPLGVGDPLQACFVMVHYGQLSGRDELETLLDLVTTRAAACVGAADYGLAEGRRADLVVFDAPTAVDAIRTLAARRWVLSGGRVVAETQPARSVVRWAGDAEPVRFVP, encoded by the coding sequence ATGGACCTGATCATCCGCCGAGCCGCCGTCCGGGGCAGGGACGGGCTGCACGACATCGGGGTGCGCGCCGGACGCATCGCCGCCATCGCCCCCCGGCTGGACGCCACCGCCCCAACGGAGCTGGACGCCGGCGGTAGCCTGGTCACCCCCGCTCTGGTGGAGACCCACATCCACCTGGACGCCGCCCTCACCGTGGGGCAGCCCCGCCACAACCGCACCGGGTCCCTGTTCGAAGGCATCGAGATCTGGGCCGAGCGGGTGCGCGCCCTGACCGAGGACGACGTGACGCGCCGCGCCACCACCGCCCTGAAGTGGATGCTGGCCCACGGCGTCACCCGCGTGCGCACCCACGTGGACGTCTGCGATCCGAACCTCACGGCGCTGCGGGCCTTGCTCCGGCTGCGGGACGCGGTGCGGGATCTGATCACCCTGCAGATCGTCGCCTTCCCCCAGCAGGGGATCTACTCGTTTCCCGACGGCGAGCGGCTGCTGCGACAGGCCCTGGACCTGGGCGCGGACGTGGTGGGGGGCATCCCCCACTACGAGTGGACCCGGGAGTACGGGGAGCGGGACGTGCGCACCGTCCTCCAGCTGGCCGCCGAGTACGGCCGGCCGGCGGACCTGCACTGCGACGAGACCGACGACGACCACAGCCGGTTCCTGGAGCTGGTGGCCGCGGAGACCATCCGGCTGGGCCTGCAGGGGCGCGTGACCGCCAGCCACACCACCGCCATGCACTCGTACAACAACGCCTACGCCTACCGCCTCATCCGGTGGATGCGCCACGCCGGCGTGCACATCATCACCAACCCCCTGGACAACTCGGTCCTGCAGGGGCGGTTTGATACCTATCCCATCCGCCGGGGCTTCACCCGCGTCCGGGAGCTGCTGGCCAACGGGATCAACGTCTGTATCGGCCACGACTCCATCATGGATCCGTGGTACCCCCTGGGGGTGGGTGACCCGCTGCAGGCCTGCTTTGTCATGGTGCACTACGGGCAGCTGTCCGGGCGGGACGAACTGGAGACGCTGCTGGACCTGGTGACCACCCGCGCCGCCGCGTGCGTCGGCGCGGCCGACTACGGGTTGGCCGAAGGGCGTCGGGCCGACCTGGTGGTCTTCGACGCTCCCACGGCCGTGGACGCCATCCGGACCCTGGCCGCGCGGCGGTGGGTCCTTTCCGGAGGGCGCGTGGTGGCCGAGACCCAGCCGGCCCGGTCCGTGGTGCGCTGGGCCGGCGACGCGGAGCCGGTGCGGTTCGTGCCGTGA
- a CDS encoding ABC transporter permease yields MTARAPSRPGPAALGRPRRTPVADLGSWTVFAAVVLLGWEVGARLYDQPYLLPAPSQILAALRADAPLVLAYARVTAQETVLGFGAGSALALLGAMLFVWLPRPVEEFLYRIVVTLNSTPFVALASLVVVWFGLGITSKVVIAGLYTFFAVLYHTHKEFISVDPMREYLLDVYNATWLQRMLLLKLPSALPIIFTSLKGGVMAAVNGAIVGELFGAFEGLGYMILDSRYVGNTVRVFLAAVFCTLIGWVLLGVVTVAERLLVPWHVSMARERS; encoded by the coding sequence GTGACGGCCCGCGCCCCCTCCCGCCCCGGCCCGGCGGCTCTCGGCCGCCCGCGGCGCACCCCCGTCGCCGACCTGGGCTCGTGGACGGTGTTCGCGGCGGTCGTCCTGCTGGGGTGGGAGGTGGGGGCACGGCTGTACGACCAGCCCTACCTGTTGCCGGCCCCCAGCCAGATCCTGGCCGCGCTGCGCGCCGACGCGCCGCTGGTGCTGGCCTACGCCCGGGTGACGGCCCAGGAAACGGTGCTGGGATTCGGCGCGGGGTCGGCGCTGGCGCTGCTGGGGGCGATGCTGTTCGTGTGGCTGCCCCGGCCGGTGGAGGAGTTCCTGTACCGGATCGTGGTGACCCTCAACAGCACGCCGTTTGTGGCCCTGGCCTCGCTGGTGGTGGTGTGGTTCGGGCTGGGGATCACCAGCAAGGTGGTCATCGCCGGCCTGTACACCTTCTTTGCGGTCCTGTACCACACCCACAAGGAGTTCATCTCCGTGGACCCCATGCGGGAGTACCTGCTCGACGTCTACAACGCCACCTGGCTGCAGCGCATGCTGTTGTTGAAGCTGCCCTCGGCCCTGCCCATCATCTTCACCAGCCTCAAGGGCGGCGTCATGGCGGCCGTCAACGGGGCCATCGTGGGCGAACTGTTCGGGGCGTTTGAGGGCCTGGGGTACATGATCCTGGACTCGCGGTACGTGGGGAACACGGTGCGGGTGTTCCTGGCCGCGGTCTTCTGCACGTTGATCGGGTGGGTGCTGCTGGGTGTGGTCACGGTGGCCGAGCGGCTGCTGGTTCCCTGGCACGTCAGCATGGCCCGGGAGCGGTCCTGA